A genomic region of Eucalyptus grandis isolate ANBG69807.140 chromosome 5, ASM1654582v1, whole genome shotgun sequence contains the following coding sequences:
- the LOC104445270 gene encoding uncharacterized protein LOC104445270, translating to MREQKQNLLEVEKINTTMNNGPMIKFKSPEIRIWNTGSILEVVLVTGLDDQFMFNETAHVIHEEGADIVNASFSYVGDAMLHTFHAKVGEGDSPDERISERLRKIVNDMLMEFHP from the exons ATGAGGGAGCAGAAACAGAACTTGTTAGAAGTAGAAAAGATCAACACGACCATGAACAATGGACCGATGATTAAATTCAAGTCGCCGGAGATCAGAATTTGGAACACTGGGTCAATTTTGGAGGTTGTCCTTGTTACTGGATTGGATGACCAATTCATGTTCAATGAGACTGCTCACGTGATTCATGAAGAAGGAGCTGATATTGTCAATGCCAGTTTCTCTTATGTTGGTGATGCAATGCTTCACACCTTTCATGCCAAG GTTGGCGAAGGCGATTCTCCAGACGAGAGAATATCTGAGAGGCTACGGAAGATTGTCAATGATATGCTGATGGAGTTTCATCCTTAA